A genome region from Chryseobacterium indicum includes the following:
- a CDS encoding ferritin, which translates to MVSEKIAKLINEQIAHEQYAAQYYLSMSAWFSGKDLDGIANYFRVQSKEELMHADKMFDYLNDVGGEIIIGEIAKPPHEFAGAIDIFEKALEHEKKVTRSIFNIVKNANDEGDFATTSFLQWFINEQVEEEASASQLVTKIKMVSDNPSALYLFDQELAQRVFAPDTTA; encoded by the coding sequence ATGGTTAGCGAAAAAATTGCCAAATTAATTAACGAACAAATAGCTCACGAACAGTACGCTGCACAATATTATCTTTCTATGTCTGCATGGTTTTCCGGTAAGGATCTTGACGGGATTGCCAATTATTTCCGTGTACAGAGCAAAGAAGAATTAATGCATGCCGACAAAATGTTCGATTATTTAAATGACGTAGGTGGAGAAATTATTATCGGAGAAATCGCAAAGCCACCCCACGAATTTGCAGGCGCAATCGACATTTTTGAAAAAGCACTGGAACATGAGAAAAAAGTAACAAGAAGCATCTTCAATATTGTGAAAAATGCAAATGACGAGGGCGATTTTGCTACGACTTCTTTCCTGCAGTGGTTCATCAACGAGCAGGTTGAAGAAGAAGCAAGCGCTTCTCAGTTGGTTACCAAAATCAAAATGGTAAGCGATAATCCATCCGCTTTATATCTTTTTGATCAGGAATTGGCGCAGAGAGTTTTCGCACCGGATACAACAGCTTAA
- a CDS encoding S8 family peptidase, which yields MKIRIFIFILSLFMILSISAQTASKYFYYYKGKKYFLQLDKSSIAISSANTDVVRNLKTTTPIVENFTKNSLLNDGKKVVSDKKSYYVEIESDANISDEQYIANIAEKNKNPNVLIASPCFISGEKQKMGMSNNFYVKLKSKNDLKLLNELAQKNNVEVLGYNEYMPLWFTVSCSKNSTLPTAIEMSALFYETGSFEASEPEFMYHNLEATADPSYPNQWSLKNTGQFGASYAGIDIKAESAWTLSTGANVKTAIFDHGFEMNHPDLAANVFGSGYDAQTNTSPSVVRGSHGTACAGIAGAVQNNNLGISGVAPSTKLISISINLTFSDTPQQLANGFNWATANGVDVISNSWGGYAPSTIIENGITNALVNGRGGKGMVVVFAAGNENNTTIRYPGSWNPQILVVGALSPCGERKNPGSCDGEGWGSCYGSQLDIMAPGVKMPTTDRQGSNGYNASDYTPDFNGTSSACPVIAGVAALILSANPCLTAQQVRDIIEQTAQKVRTDLYAYASTSGRPNGTWNSQMGYGLVNAYAAVQRAKSTFSLAAFDSSADIGLEPNPSATTWANIYQSPDIWNRRTNSSLLNFTHQDPGYLGPGFNVMRFRVRNIGCTTSAPSFARLYWTMGSTGETWPNSWNGIQLINGFSAGGELTTPYTGFNASNTYATGQGFKIPALAPGQTYIIDAKWNPVDPAIYGGLTDNQVCFLGRIVSPGDPMYNENPGPNAPIQPNVTNNNNVVTRNTRLVSLSGTFPKKSGFFFGNYFDFEKNFDVKFNLVKDSNVPFKSVGNIVVKLNDIAWERWENGGKVMEGMQVLNYNEHEFIITDLQNASLKNIRLKAGEYFPVALSFQQENTNITSPESYDFAATQTITGSPDELYGSVCHFLITINQKEPSDGEQFCDDKCRQAKAQSAILQDVKLSPNPASSNATLEFNLAEDAKVNIVLADLVHDKSFKILKINKIKCLIFV from the coding sequence ATGAAAATTAGAATATTTATATTCATCTTATCGCTCTTCATGATCCTGAGCATAAGCGCACAAACAGCTTCTAAGTATTTTTATTACTACAAAGGGAAAAAATATTTCCTTCAGTTAGACAAATCATCAATTGCCATTTCGTCTGCCAATACAGATGTTGTAAGAAATTTGAAAACAACCACCCCGATTGTTGAAAACTTTACCAAAAATTCTCTTTTGAATGACGGGAAAAAAGTGGTAAGCGATAAAAAAAGCTATTATGTAGAAATTGAATCCGACGCCAATATTTCAGACGAACAATACATTGCCAATATCGCTGAAAAAAACAAAAATCCCAATGTACTGATTGCATCCCCTTGTTTTATAAGCGGTGAAAAACAAAAAATGGGAATGTCTAATAATTTCTATGTAAAACTGAAATCAAAAAATGACCTCAAACTTCTGAATGAATTAGCACAGAAAAACAATGTGGAAGTATTAGGTTATAACGAATATATGCCACTTTGGTTTACGGTTTCATGTTCTAAAAATTCCACTCTTCCTACGGCAATAGAAATGTCCGCTTTATTTTACGAAACAGGATCTTTTGAAGCTTCGGAACCGGAATTTATGTATCACAATCTTGAAGCTACGGCAGATCCTTCTTATCCCAATCAGTGGTCACTGAAAAATACAGGACAGTTTGGGGCTTCTTATGCGGGAATTGATATAAAAGCTGAATCGGCATGGACTTTATCCACCGGAGCCAACGTGAAAACAGCAATCTTTGATCATGGTTTCGAAATGAATCATCCGGATCTTGCCGCGAATGTTTTCGGATCAGGATATGATGCGCAGACCAATACTTCACCTTCTGTGGTAAGAGGAAGTCACGGTACCGCCTGTGCAGGAATTGCCGGAGCCGTTCAAAACAACAATTTAGGAATCAGCGGCGTGGCTCCCAGTACAAAATTAATTTCTATCAGTATCAATCTTACTTTTTCCGATACTCCTCAACAATTGGCTAATGGTTTCAACTGGGCAACAGCAAATGGCGTAGATGTAATCAGCAATTCATGGGGAGGATATGCACCTTCCACCATCATCGAAAACGGAATTACCAACGCTTTGGTAAACGGCAGAGGCGGAAAAGGGATGGTTGTGGTTTTTGCTGCAGGTAATGAAAACAATACCACGATCAGATATCCTGGAAGCTGGAATCCTCAGATATTGGTGGTTGGAGCATTAAGTCCTTGTGGTGAAAGAAAAAATCCGGGCTCATGTGACGGAGAAGGATGGGGAAGCTGCTATGGAAGCCAGCTCGACATTATGGCTCCCGGTGTGAAAATGCCTACCACAGACAGACAGGGAAGCAATGGATATAATGCTTCAGACTATACTCCTGATTTTAACGGAACATCTTCTGCATGTCCTGTTATTGCCGGTGTAGCTGCCTTAATTTTATCTGCAAACCCTTGTTTAACCGCTCAACAGGTAAGAGATATTATAGAACAGACTGCTCAAAAGGTAAGAACAGATCTTTATGCTTATGCCTCCACTTCAGGAAGACCAAACGGAACATGGAATAGCCAGATGGGATATGGATTGGTAAATGCTTATGCAGCAGTTCAAAGAGCTAAATCAACATTCAGTCTTGCTGCATTCGACAGTTCTGCGGATATCGGTCTGGAACCTAACCCTTCTGCAACGACATGGGCAAATATTTATCAGAGTCCTGATATCTGGAACAGACGTACCAACAGTTCTCTATTAAACTTTACCCATCAGGATCCGGGATATCTTGGACCAGGATTTAACGTGATGAGATTCAGAGTTCGCAATATCGGCTGTACAACTTCTGCCCCAAGTTTTGCAAGATTATACTGGACGATGGGATCTACCGGCGAAACATGGCCAAACTCATGGAACGGAATACAGTTAATTAACGGTTTTTCGGCAGGTGGAGAACTTACTACTCCGTATACAGGATTTAATGCTTCGAATACGTATGCAACAGGTCAGGGATTCAAAATTCCGGCTCTGGCTCCGGGACAAACTTACATTATTGATGCCAAATGGAATCCGGTAGATCCTGCAATTTATGGAGGTCTTACTGATAATCAGGTTTGTTTCTTAGGCAGAATTGTATCTCCGGGAGATCCGATGTACAACGAAAATCCGGGTCCGAATGCTCCTATTCAGCCTAATGTTACCAATAACAATAACGTTGTAACCCGAAATACAAGACTGGTAAGCTTAAGCGGAACTTTCCCTAAAAAATCAGGATTCTTCTTTGGAAATTATTTTGATTTTGAAAAGAATTTTGATGTTAAATTCAATTTGGTAAAAGATTCTAACGTGCCTTTCAAAAGCGTAGGAAATATTGTAGTAAAACTAAATGATATAGCCTGGGAAAGATGGGAAAACGGAGGAAAAGTAATGGAAGGAATGCAGGTGCTGAATTACAATGAACATGAATTTATCATCACAGATCTTCAGAACGCTTCCCTTAAAAATATCAGGCTGAAAGCAGGTGAATATTTCCCTGTTGCGCTTAGTTTCCAACAGGAAAACACAAATATTACCTCACCGGAAAGCTATGATTTTGCCGCTACTCAAACCATTACAGGAAGCCCTGATGAGTTGTACGGAAGTGTTTGTCATTTCCTGATTACCATCAACCAGAAAGAACCTTCAGACGGAGAGCAGTTCTGCGACGACAAATGCAGACAGGCAAAAGCTCAGTCTGCCATTTTACAGGATGTGAAATTATCTCCAAATCCTGCTTCTTCCAATGCTACTTTAGAATTTAATCTGGCTGAAGATGCAAAAGTAAATATCGTATTGGCAGATTTAGTACATGACAAAAGTTTCAAAATATTGAAAATCAACAAGATAAAATGTTTAATATTTGTTTAA
- a CDS encoding carboxypeptidase-like regulatory domain-containing protein, with protein MNFRLVIILFFLFVNGFSQQKISGKITDEDGISLPSVTVMNISADKKTYTANDGTFSIEIASADDEIRFVRNGFERSSIKAMYGLSKELNIKLTRIAEQIEEVKVAKITGDLDKDSKAVAKTDQGQIVEDAVGLPQPVGKMREKPAEVKQVLIPILLGSLNVQGLYDLISGDARRMKRQYRYDDLQEDIAWIRNRVEDEYFTKEGIPAERISEFIEFAFVNKPQTRTFVRARNLTGALSRMDDAIPVFVNRIKESKNH; from the coding sequence ATGAATTTCAGATTAGTTATAATTCTATTTTTTCTGTTTGTGAATGGTTTTTCACAGCAAAAAATTTCCGGAAAAATTACCGATGAGGACGGAATCAGTTTACCCTCCGTTACGGTAATGAATATTTCTGCGGATAAAAAAACATATACAGCAAACGACGGAACTTTTTCTATTGAGATAGCTTCTGCGGATGATGAAATTCGTTTTGTAAGAAATGGTTTTGAAAGATCTTCTATAAAAGCAATGTATGGTTTAAGCAAAGAGCTGAATATTAAGCTTACGAGAATTGCAGAACAAATTGAAGAAGTAAAAGTGGCTAAAATTACCGGAGATCTTGATAAAGATTCAAAGGCTGTAGCAAAAACCGATCAAGGACAAATAGTGGAAGATGCAGTCGGATTACCGCAGCCTGTCGGGAAAATGCGCGAAAAACCGGCAGAAGTAAAGCAGGTTTTAATTCCGATTCTTTTAGGAAGCCTGAATGTTCAGGGGTTATATGATCTTATCAGTGGTGACGCAAGAAGAATGAAGCGTCAATACAGGTATGATGATCTTCAGGAAGACATTGCGTGGATAAGAAACAGGGTAGAAGACGAATATTTTACAAAAGAAGGCATTCCTGCCGAAAGAATTTCAGAATTTATAGAATTTGCATTTGTGAATAAACCGCAAACGCGAACTTTTGTAAGAGCCAGAAATTTAACCGGAGCTTTATCCAGAATGGACGATGCAATACCTGTTTTTGTCAACAGAATCAAAGAGAGTAAAAATCATTAA
- a CDS encoding carboxypeptidase-like regulatory domain-containing protein, whose protein sequence is MKIKLFFVLASLFFINSHAQNYIFGKVTSEDNDEMPEVTVINIRTDERVLTNRDGHFMISGRAGDELRFIKSGYELTNRKITQENITAPVNVTMIRAAELIAEVEIKKNITGDIKIDAKNLNPPRKVEKLKNDLAKYMSQKSAPGVLAARPGEFVQPVTKGIYSFGKVKNKWDDVDLMNYLQNALGDTFFEELQIPKPQIQHFILYILRTGFERKNILKYGYCTEADINRFKNAVLGRISAYKLPQPQK, encoded by the coding sequence GTGAAAATAAAACTATTCTTTGTATTAGCTTCTCTTTTTTTCATCAACAGCCACGCTCAGAATTATATTTTCGGGAAAGTAACTTCCGAAGATAATGATGAAATGCCGGAAGTAACGGTAATCAATATCCGGACTGATGAAAGGGTTCTTACGAATCGTGATGGTCATTTCATGATTTCGGGAAGAGCGGGAGACGAGCTTCGTTTTATAAAATCGGGTTATGAGCTTACAAATCGTAAAATTACCCAGGAAAACATCACGGCTCCTGTAAATGTAACAATGATAAGAGCGGCAGAACTGATTGCGGAAGTTGAAATTAAAAAAAACATAACGGGAGATATTAAGATTGATGCTAAAAATCTCAATCCGCCAAGAAAAGTTGAAAAACTGAAGAACGATCTGGCAAAATATATGTCGCAAAAGTCGGCTCCGGGAGTTTTGGCAGCCAGACCGGGAGAATTTGTACAGCCGGTAACCAAAGGAATTTACAGTTTCGGAAAAGTTAAAAATAAATGGGACGATGTAGATCTGATGAATTATCTTCAAAATGCTTTGGGAGACACCTTCTTTGAAGAACTTCAGATTCCTAAACCACAGATCCAGCATTTTATTCTCTATATTTTAAGAACAGGTTTTGAAAGGAAAAATATCCTGAAATACGGCTATTGTACAGAAGCAGATATCAACCGTTTTAAAAATGCTGTGTTGGGAAGAATTTCAGCTTACAAATTGCCACAGCCTCAAAAATAA
- a CDS encoding UvrD-helicase domain-containing protein, protein MQNSYTVINASAGSGKTYALVQRLLMICLRYPNQQQSIRNILALTFTNKAANEMKERILTWLGNFSNDNFAENPDLKNIQKAFEEEGLKITIDELHHRAKKMLDYVLHNYSTLNIGTIDRFNSRLVRSFSYELGLAKNFNLEIEAEPFLIEAVDKMLDQIGENEVISNSFMDYVDYSLENNERINLNKSLYGSAKEFVKDIHYEHLKNNKDFDSTNYENIKDTLRKEIAQNKKQAIELATRSIELFRSRNIEIEDFAQGKNGIGGFFTKVLDFYHQKRPGFPFPTTAEESVVNNYRKGASAKSKNKEADILKILDQLLDYRMQLIRLYIETQKKEKILSALLPLKVNKDIQDELKKIEEENDLVLLSKFNILINENLRNEPSAFIYEKVGSQFQHYFFDEFQDTSELQWQNFLPLRDHAISSENTSFTLVGDPKQSIYRFRGGESKLMLDIINKKEFSPKQADLLVLKDNWRSAKNIVHFNNELYKFHSESLAEEHKNIFGTDAEQNPKSSIEGRVKVNLIENLTNEDFYNDTSESMRKDIQEILDNGFKFSDITILCRGNFDIFSYSQKLGNLKVNYKGEETNIKTISDKGLTLELSNTLKAVVEFLRWESNPKNKPNLIMMMYYLNKVGRIQMADFTLEMKEILGIETHEETLHFIQEKYALKLKQDNFPRFNLYNFVEYYINEFSVENKETDFLLNFLEMLFNFTQNAGASTKEFLKYWDEEASAYTIQASENIDAIQIMTIHKAKGLEFPIVFIPMINKNRDAEFTNWFETSNDSALKSVNINQFSKNLEVYDEEIQYFNLQNSYKNFVDRLCLQYVATTRPVEQLYFYIQKANKTSNNLELLEFLQSKNPENLDEFDLYEVNPEMLKKHSRDKTSHFETKDIQNLKNINEKNTSIKIATPSKNYQVRVEKVRIGLFVHELLSQINTAKDIRKVLECYVLDGHITLEESAEIEKNLKEIIENNAEFFDEKWQVINEKDIMISENGESSVYRPDRILKNAEGYVIVDFKTGEESEKNDRQIAHYKDILEKLGKKVLKTQLIYL, encoded by the coding sequence ATGCAAAATTCTTATACGGTAATTAATGCTTCGGCAGGTTCGGGGAAAACCTATGCTCTGGTGCAGAGGCTTTTAATGATCTGTCTCCGGTATCCTAATCAGCAGCAGTCGATCAGGAATATTCTGGCATTAACCTTTACCAACAAGGCAGCCAATGAGATGAAGGAAAGAATTCTGACGTGGCTTGGAAATTTTTCCAATGATAATTTTGCAGAAAATCCGGATTTAAAAAATATTCAGAAAGCATTTGAAGAAGAAGGACTGAAAATAACGATCGATGAACTGCATCACCGTGCAAAAAAAATGCTCGATTATGTGCTTCATAATTATTCTACTCTGAATATCGGAACGATTGACCGTTTTAATTCCCGTCTGGTAAGAAGTTTTTCTTATGAACTGGGACTCGCCAAAAATTTCAATCTGGAAATTGAAGCGGAACCTTTTCTGATTGAAGCGGTTGATAAAATGCTCGATCAGATTGGCGAAAACGAAGTGATCTCCAACTCTTTCATGGATTATGTGGATTACAGTCTCGAAAATAATGAAAGAATAAACCTGAACAAAAGTCTTTACGGTTCGGCAAAAGAGTTCGTGAAAGATATTCATTACGAGCATCTTAAAAACAATAAGGATTTCGACAGCACGAATTACGAGAACATCAAAGATACACTCCGAAAAGAAATTGCCCAGAACAAAAAACAGGCAATTGAACTGGCTACACGATCCATCGAATTATTCAGATCAAGGAATATTGAAATTGAAGATTTTGCACAGGGAAAAAACGGAATCGGAGGCTTTTTTACGAAAGTATTAGACTTTTATCATCAGAAAAGACCGGGATTTCCTTTTCCTACGACTGCGGAAGAATCTGTTGTGAATAACTACCGGAAAGGAGCTTCGGCAAAATCAAAAAACAAGGAAGCTGACATTCTTAAAATCCTCGATCAATTACTGGATTACAGAATGCAGCTTATTCGGCTGTATATTGAAACCCAGAAAAAAGAGAAAATTTTATCCGCGCTTCTGCCTTTAAAGGTAAATAAAGACATTCAGGATGAGCTGAAAAAAATTGAGGAAGAAAACGACCTTGTTTTGCTTTCTAAATTTAATATTTTAATTAACGAAAACCTTCGGAATGAGCCTTCGGCTTTTATTTATGAAAAAGTAGGCTCCCAGTTTCAGCACTATTTTTTTGATGAATTTCAGGATACTTCAGAATTACAGTGGCAGAATTTCCTTCCTTTGAGAGATCATGCGATTTCATCAGAAAATACTTCTTTTACGTTGGTTGGAGACCCGAAACAGAGTATTTATCGTTTTCGTGGAGGGGAAAGTAAACTGATGCTCGATATCATCAACAAAAAGGAATTTTCCCCTAAACAGGCAGATTTATTGGTTTTAAAAGACAATTGGCGAAGTGCAAAAAATATTGTTCACTTTAATAACGAACTGTATAAATTTCATTCGGAATCTTTAGCAGAAGAGCATAAAAATATTTTCGGAACTGATGCCGAACAAAATCCGAAATCGTCGATCGAAGGCCGTGTAAAAGTAAATCTGATAGAAAATCTTACGAATGAGGATTTTTACAACGATACGTCTGAAAGCATGAGGAAAGATATTCAGGAGATTCTGGATAACGGCTTTAAATTTTCAGACATTACGATTCTATGCCGTGGAAATTTTGATATTTTCAGCTATTCTCAAAAACTGGGAAATCTGAAGGTAAATTACAAAGGGGAGGAAACGAATATTAAAACGATTTCCGATAAAGGTCTTACCTTAGAATTATCCAACACGCTTAAAGCCGTTGTTGAATTCCTGCGATGGGAAAGCAATCCTAAGAATAAGCCGAATCTGATCATGATGATGTATTACCTGAACAAAGTGGGAAGAATTCAGATGGCAGATTTCACCCTGGAAATGAAGGAAATTTTAGGAATTGAAACGCACGAAGAAACGTTACACTTTATTCAGGAAAAATACGCTCTGAAGCTTAAGCAGGACAATTTCCCGAGATTCAATCTGTACAACTTTGTTGAGTATTATATTAATGAATTTTCTGTTGAAAATAAAGAGACCGATTTCCTGCTGAACTTTCTCGAGATGCTTTTCAATTTTACACAAAATGCAGGAGCGAGTACGAAAGAATTTCTGAAATATTGGGATGAGGAGGCTTCGGCATATACGATTCAGGCTTCGGAAAATATTGATGCGATCCAGATTATGACGATCCACAAAGCAAAAGGGTTGGAGTTCCCGATTGTTTTTATCCCAATGATTAATAAAAATCGTGATGCCGAGTTCACCAATTGGTTTGAAACGAGCAATGACAGTGCTTTAAAGTCGGTTAATATTAATCAGTTCAGTAAAAATCTTGAGGTGTATGATGAGGAAATCCAGTATTTCAATCTCCAGAATTCTTATAAAAACTTTGTAGACAGGCTGTGTCTGCAATACGTTGCGACAACGCGACCGGTAGAGCAATTGTATTTTTATATTCAGAAAGCGAATAAAACGTCTAACAATCTTGAATTGCTGGAGTTTTTACAGTCTAAAAATCCGGAAAATCTAGATGAATTTGATCTGTATGAAGTGAATCCCGAGATGCTGAAAAAACATTCAAGGGACAAAACCTCCCATTTTGAAACGAAGGATATTCAGAATTTAAAAAACATCAACGAAAAAAATACATCGATTAAGATTGCCACTCCGTCAAAAAACTATCAGGTACGGGTTGAAAAAGTAAGAATCGGGCTTTTCGTCCATGAATTACTCTCGCAGATTAATACAGCAAAAGACATCAGAAAAGTTCTGGAATGCTACGTTCTCGATGGTCATATAACCCTTGAAGAAAGTGCCGAAATCGAGAAAAATTTAAAAGAAATCATAGAAAATAACGCTGAATTTTTTGATGAAAAATGGCAGGTTATCAATGAAAAAGACATCATGATTTCCGAAAACGGTGAAAGCAGCGTGTATCGTCCGGACAGAATTTTAAAAAACGCTGAAGGTTACGTAATTGTAGATTTTAAAACCGGTGAAGAATCTGAGAAAAATGACAGACAAATTGCCCATTATAAAGATATTCTGGAAAAACTGGGAAAAAAGGTTCTGAAAACGCAGCTTATTTATTTGTAA
- a CDS encoding PspC family transcriptional regulator: MLDNIRHKMEREWFGVLTRTGAKLGIPVSKLRVFFIYSTFATAGFFFLIYLGLAFTLWVKDIFITRRPNVFDL; encoded by the coding sequence ATGCTTGATAATATCCGCCATAAAATGGAAAGAGAATGGTTTGGCGTTCTTACAAGAACGGGCGCAAAACTCGGAATTCCTGTTTCTAAACTGAGAGTTTTTTTCATCTACTCTACTTTTGCCACGGCAGGATTTTTCTTTTTAATTTATCTGGGACTGGCATTCACACTTTGGGTAAAGGATATTTTCATTACCAGAAGACCCAATGTTTTTGATTTATAA
- a CDS encoding IS4 family transposase, which yields MFLRHSTKYTNTSQDYKIIELDSVLEHNFETKINKARLKFISLLILALCKVKTVNYLSLANAFDSNATAESSFRRIQRFMANFDLPMKLISGFIFNILPEKENLVLVLDRTNWKFGSSNINILMLGICYKNIAIPIMFRTLDKRGNSDTTERIELIRQFITWFGRDCINCLLADREFVGHHWLEFLNKNNIRYYIRLRKNFKVFCFDRNQEKPVFWLFNKLKKGEFYHHPKIVKINDVLCYVSGVKGFDKEGKLDTLILVSFNKPEESWEYYKKRWQIETLFKAFKSSGFNIESTHVTDQKRLEKLFMIVMIALVWCYKIGDFVDQNIKAIKIKKHQRKALSVFKYGLNHLNNILMNRLNKMNINVLQFLSCT from the coding sequence ATGTTTCTCAGGCATTCAACTAAGTATACCAATACCAGTCAAGATTATAAAATTATAGAATTAGATTCAGTTTTAGAGCATAATTTTGAAACAAAAATCAATAAAGCCCGATTGAAATTTATTTCACTTTTGATTTTAGCTTTATGTAAAGTAAAAACAGTTAATTATCTGTCTTTGGCTAATGCTTTTGACAGTAATGCCACAGCGGAAAGTTCCTTCCGGAGAATACAAAGGTTTATGGCAAATTTTGATTTGCCCATGAAGTTGATTTCCGGTTTTATATTTAATATTTTGCCTGAAAAGGAAAATCTGGTTTTGGTGCTGGATCGTACTAACTGGAAGTTTGGAAGTTCCAATATCAATATCCTGATGCTTGGAATCTGCTATAAAAATATTGCTATTCCAATCATGTTCAGAACATTAGATAAAAGAGGTAATTCTGATACCACAGAAAGAATAGAATTAATAAGACAGTTCATCACCTGGTTTGGCAGGGATTGTATTAATTGCTTACTGGCGGACAGAGAATTTGTAGGGCATCACTGGCTGGAGTTTTTAAACAAAAACAACATAAGGTATTATATTCGGCTAAGGAAAAACTTCAAGGTATTTTGCTTTGATAGAAATCAGGAAAAACCTGTGTTTTGGCTGTTTAACAAATTAAAGAAAGGCGAGTTTTATCATCATCCGAAAATAGTGAAAATCAACGATGTTCTATGCTATGTATCTGGTGTGAAGGGGTTTGACAAAGAGGGTAAATTAGATACTTTAATTCTGGTTTCCTTTAATAAACCAGAAGAATCTTGGGAGTATTATAAAAAAAGATGGCAGATAGAAACTCTTTTTAAAGCTTTTAAAAGCAGCGGATTTAATATTGAAAGCACACATGTGACTGACCAGAAGAGATTAGAAAAATTATTTATGATCGTAATGATAGCCTTAGTTTGGTGTTACAAGATTGGTGATTTTGTAGATCAGAATATTAAAGCCATAAAAATAAAAAAACACCAAAGAAAAGCCTTAAGTGTTTTTAAATATGGGTTAAATCATCTCAACAACATACTTATGAATAGGTTAAATAAAATGAATATCAATGTATTACAATTTTTGTCATGTACTTAG
- a CDS encoding SIMPL domain-containing protein: MNKNILSIAIAALGFVIGLGLLGNAIKNRNKSENTISVTGLGTKQFTSDLITWSGSFSKNNFDLKSAYDELALDRKTINDYLLSKGVKQNEIVFSSVDIQKQFKNYTDNNGNNVQNEFTGYNLTQTVSIESKEVAKIENLSRNITEIINRGIEFTSSSPNYFYTKLATVKQEMIASATKDAKERAERIAENSGSSLGNLKKATMGVIQITAPNSNEDYSYGGTFNTASKDKEASITIKLEYQVN, from the coding sequence ATGAATAAAAACATTCTTTCGATTGCTATTGCAGCATTGGGTTTCGTTATTGGTCTCGGACTTTTAGGAAACGCCATTAAGAACAGAAACAAATCTGAAAATACCATTTCTGTAACGGGTTTGGGAACCAAGCAATTTACTTCTGATCTTATTACGTGGTCGGGAAGTTTTTCTAAGAATAATTTTGACCTGAAATCGGCTTATGATGAACTGGCTTTAGACCGAAAAACCATCAACGATTATTTATTATCAAAAGGAGTAAAGCAAAATGAGATTGTTTTTTCTTCTGTTGATATCCAGAAACAGTTCAAAAATTATACAGATAATAACGGGAATAACGTTCAGAATGAATTTACCGGATACAACCTTACGCAGACTGTATCGATTGAAAGTAAAGAAGTGGCGAAAATCGAAAATCTTTCGAGAAATATTACGGAAATTATCAACAGAGGAATAGAATTTACATCGTCTTCGCCAAATTATTTCTATACCAAATTAGCAACGGTAAAACAGGAAATGATTGCCTCTGCCACAAAAGATGCTAAAGAACGCGCGGAAAGAATTGCTGAAAATTCAGGAAGCAGTCTGGGAAATCTGAAAAAAGCAACCATGGGTGTTATCCAGATCACGGCTCCGAATTCCAATGAAGATTATTCTTATGGAGGAACCTTTAATACCGCTTCAAAAGATAAGGAAGCAAGTATTACCATAAAGCTGGAATATCAGGTAAATTAG
- a CDS encoding GNAT family N-acetyltransferase, translating to MEFLQITSTEDYRVQEIFEAYCKTFPEDERRDWNKLFPLFSHPKVKIISVLHEAKNIGYLIIWELSHFAFVEHFEVFEEFRSRKLGSHITNYLFENYPRIVLEIEHGHLTEDTKRRYSFYQKNGFSLIDEMYVQPSYGEGKNPLNLWLLANYQPENLKEVKDEIYDIVYH from the coding sequence ATGGAATTTCTGCAGATTACATCAACGGAAGATTACAGGGTTCAGGAGATTTTTGAGGCTTACTGCAAAACGTTTCCGGAAGATGAAAGAAGAGACTGGAACAAATTATTTCCGCTGTTCTCACACCCTAAAGTGAAAATAATTTCTGTGCTTCACGAAGCTAAAAATATTGGCTACCTCATCATCTGGGAACTCAGCCATTTTGCTTTTGTGGAACATTTTGAAGTGTTTGAAGAATTCAGAAGCCGGAAACTGGGATCACATATCACCAACTATCTTTTTGAAAATTATCCCAGAATTGTTCTGGAAATAGAACACGGGCATTTAACAGAAGATACGAAAAGACGCTATTCTTTTTATCAGAAAAACGGGTTCAGCCTGATTGATGAAATGTACGTTCAGCCAAGTTACGGCGAAGGAAAAAATCCTTTGAATTTATGGCTTCTTGCTAATTATCAGCCCGAAAATCTAAAGGAAGTAAAAGACGAAATCTACGATATCGTTTATCATTAA